A genomic region of Rheinheimera sp. MMS21-TC3 contains the following coding sequences:
- the gcvP gene encoding aminomethyl-transferring glycine dehydrogenase, which produces MTNSAVKTLSQLANHEEFIQRHIGPDASETAAMLNELGVDSIEALIAQTVPADIRLPQPLATGPARSEVDALAYLKQAASKNKMFKSYIGMGYHPTLTPNVILRNVLENPGWYTAYTPYQPEIAQGRLEALLNFQQVTLDITGMELASASLLDEATAAAEAMALAKRVGKSKSNHYFIADDVHPQTIDVVKTRAEMFGFDIIIGNATEAAEHDVFGALLQYPATNGDIRDDSALIAALQAKKAVVAVATDPMALMLLKSPGQLGADVVLGSAQRFGVPMAFGGPHAAFFATRDSYKRSMPGRIIGVSKDRRGNPGLRMAMQTREQHIRREKANSNICTAQVLLANMASFYAVYHGPVGLKNIAQRINRHADIFAAGLAAKGINIVNKHWFDTVTFTVKDRAAVIQRGLDAGVNMRTDVADSLSVSFHEASTAADLAQLFTIVLGDNHGLDVEKLDATIVAEGSNSIPADLLRTDTILGHPVFNQYHSETEMLRYIKKLENKDLALNHSMISLGSCTMKLNATSEMIPITWPEFASIHPFVPADQAQGYHQMLTELGDWLVNITGYDNISLQPNSGAQGEYAGMIAIRKYHESRGEGHRNICLIPVSAHGTNPATAAMASYDIVLVDCDKSGNIDMADLKAKAAEVGDRLAAIMVTYPSTHGVFEESIRELCDIVHSHGGQVYMDGANMNAQVGVTSPGFIGSDVSHLNLHKTFCIPHGGGGPGMGPIGVKSHLAPFLPNHSVVKVEGTGADNGAVAAAPFGSAGILPISWMYIAMMGAKGLKQATEFAILNANYMANKLNPIFPVLYRGTNGRVGHECIIDIRPLKEASGISEMDIAKRLMDFGYHSPTMSFPVAGTLMIEPTESESKAELDKFIEAMTTIHAEIGKVVSGEWTVDNNPLVYAPHSMQDVFDPAWDRAYSQQYAAFPAAYIAENKFWPTVSRIDDVYGDRNLMCACPSPEAYR; this is translated from the coding sequence ATGACAAACTCCGCTGTGAAAACCCTGTCGCAACTTGCGAACCACGAAGAATTTATTCAGCGCCATATAGGCCCTGATGCTTCAGAAACTGCCGCCATGCTAAATGAACTTGGTGTTGACAGTATCGAGGCACTAATTGCGCAAACTGTTCCTGCCGACATCCGTTTACCGCAACCTTTAGCTACTGGGCCAGCGCGTTCAGAAGTTGATGCTTTAGCCTATTTAAAACAGGCTGCAAGCAAAAATAAAATGTTTAAGTCTTATATCGGTATGGGTTATCACCCAACGTTAACACCTAATGTTATCCTGCGAAATGTGCTAGAAAATCCAGGTTGGTATACGGCTTATACGCCTTATCAGCCAGAAATTGCCCAAGGCCGATTAGAAGCCTTATTAAACTTCCAACAAGTGACCTTAGATATCACAGGTATGGAACTAGCCAGTGCCTCATTATTAGATGAAGCAACCGCAGCGGCAGAAGCTATGGCTTTAGCTAAGCGGGTAGGCAAAAGTAAATCTAATCACTATTTTATTGCCGATGATGTTCACCCACAAACAATAGACGTGGTTAAAACCCGTGCTGAAATGTTTGGCTTTGACATTATTATTGGCAATGCCACAGAAGCGGCTGAGCACGATGTGTTTGGTGCTTTACTACAATATCCAGCCACTAATGGCGATATTCGTGATGACAGCGCATTAATTGCTGCTTTACAAGCTAAAAAAGCCGTGGTTGCCGTAGCGACAGATCCAATGGCATTAATGTTATTAAAGTCACCAGGTCAACTTGGTGCTGACGTAGTACTAGGTTCAGCGCAACGCTTTGGTGTACCTATGGCATTTGGTGGCCCACATGCTGCTTTTTTCGCTACGCGTGATAGCTACAAGCGCTCTATGCCAGGCCGCATTATTGGTGTGTCAAAAGATCGCCGTGGTAACCCAGGTTTACGTATGGCTATGCAAACTCGCGAGCAGCATATCCGTCGTGAAAAAGCCAACTCAAACATCTGTACGGCTCAAGTATTATTAGCCAACATGGCCTCGTTCTACGCGGTTTATCATGGCCCAGTGGGCTTAAAGAATATTGCGCAGCGCATTAACCGTCATGCTGATATTTTTGCAGCTGGTTTAGCGGCTAAAGGCATTAATATTGTTAATAAACATTGGTTTGACACTGTTACCTTTACCGTTAAAGATCGTGCGGCTGTTATCCAGCGTGGTTTAGACGCTGGCGTAAATATGCGTACCGATGTAGCAGACTCGTTATCTGTAAGCTTCCACGAAGCAAGTACCGCAGCCGATTTAGCCCAGTTATTTACTATTGTATTAGGCGATAACCATGGCTTAGACGTAGAAAAGCTAGATGCCACTATTGTTGCTGAAGGTTCAAACTCTATTCCGGCAGACTTACTGCGCACCGATACTATTTTAGGCCACCCAGTATTTAATCAGTATCACAGCGAAACTGAAATGCTGCGTTATATCAAAAAGTTAGAAAACAAAGATTTAGCCTTAAATCATTCGATGATTTCGTTAGGTTCATGTACTATGAAACTTAACGCAACCTCAGAAATGATCCCTATTACGTGGCCTGAATTTGCGTCTATCCATCCATTTGTGCCAGCAGATCAAGCTCAAGGCTATCACCAAATGTTAACTGAACTAGGTGACTGGTTAGTTAATATCACCGGCTATGACAATATTTCTTTGCAACCTAACTCAGGTGCGCAAGGTGAATACGCGGGTATGATCGCGATTCGTAAGTATCACGAAAGCCGTGGTGAAGGGCACCGTAATATCTGCTTAATTCCAGTATCTGCCCATGGTACTAACCCTGCTACCGCTGCAATGGCAAGCTATGACATTGTATTAGTTGACTGTGATAAGTCAGGTAATATCGACATGGCAGACTTAAAAGCGAAAGCGGCAGAAGTCGGCGACCGTTTAGCGGCCATTATGGTTACTTACCCATCAACCCATGGTGTATTTGAAGAAAGTATTCGTGAGTTATGCGACATTGTTCACTCTCATGGTGGCCAAGTGTATATGGACGGCGCCAACATGAACGCCCAAGTAGGTGTTACATCACCTGGCTTTATTGGCTCTGACGTATCGCACTTAAACTTACACAAAACGTTCTGTATTCCACACGGCGGTGGCGGCCCAGGTATGGGTCCTATAGGTGTGAAAAGCCATTTAGCCCCGTTTTTACCTAACCACTCAGTTGTTAAGGTAGAAGGCACAGGCGCAGATAACGGCGCAGTAGCAGCAGCACCATTTGGTAGCGCAGGTATTTTACCTATCAGCTGGATGTACATTGCTATGATGGGTGCAAAAGGGTTAAAACAAGCCACTGAGTTTGCAATTTTAAATGCTAATTACATGGCAAATAAACTTAACCCAATTTTCCCAGTATTATATCGCGGTACTAATGGCCGAGTAGGCCACGAATGTATTATCGATATTCGTCCGTTAAAAGAAGCCAGTGGCATTTCAGAAATGGATATCGCTAAGCGCTTAATGGACTTTGGTTATCACTCACCCACAATGAGCTTCCCTGTAGCGGGCACCTTAATGATTGAACCTACAGAATCAGAAAGTAAAGCCGAGCTAGATAAGTTTATTGAAGCGATGACAACCATCCATGCTGAAATTGGTAAAGTCGTCAGCGGCGAGTGGACAGTAGACAACAACCCATTAGTTTACGCACCACATAGCATGCAAGACGTATTCGACCCAGCATGGGACCGTGCATACAGCCAACAATACGCCGCCTTCCCAGCAGCTTACATAGCCGAGAATAAATTCTGGCCAACAGTAAGCCGCATAGACGACGTATACGGCGACCGTAACTTAATGTGCGCCTGCCCAAGCCCAGAAGCTTATCGTTAA
- the gcvT gene encoding glycine cleavage system aminomethyltransferase GcvT: MANTTALHAKHIEAGAKMVDFFGWDMPINYGSQIEEHHAVRTDAGMFDVSHMTTIDINGADSRAFLRYLLANDVAKLTVPGRALYSGMLNEAGGVVDDIIVYFLQEDFFRMVVNSGTREKDLAWINKQAANFNVTVTERREFAIIAVQGPNAKAKVASLLTDAQKADIDGMKPFFGKQTGDLFIATTGYTGEDGYEIALPNEQAADFWQKLIEAGVKPAGLGARDTLRLEAGMNLYGQDMDDNVSPLAANMGWTIAWQPEDRDFIGRAALEQQKAAGTDKLVGLVMEQKGVLRQGQRVVVDGKDGVITSGSFSPTLGFSIALARVPATTSETAEVDIRGKMVPVKVVKPGFVRMGKKLV, from the coding sequence ATGGCAAATACAACAGCGTTACATGCTAAACATATCGAAGCTGGTGCTAAGATGGTCGATTTTTTTGGTTGGGATATGCCAATTAATTACGGCTCACAAATAGAAGAACACCATGCGGTACGTACTGATGCGGGTATGTTTGATGTGTCGCATATGACAACAATCGATATTAATGGTGCTGATAGCCGAGCGTTTTTACGCTATTTATTAGCAAATGACGTCGCAAAATTAACGGTACCCGGCCGTGCTTTATATAGCGGTATGCTAAATGAAGCCGGTGGTGTTGTTGACGATATTATTGTTTACTTTTTGCAAGAAGATTTTTTCCGCATGGTAGTAAACTCAGGCACGCGAGAAAAAGACTTAGCTTGGATCAATAAGCAAGCTGCTAATTTTAATGTCACAGTAACAGAGCGCCGTGAGTTTGCCATTATCGCAGTACAAGGTCCTAATGCTAAAGCAAAAGTGGCAAGCTTATTAACCGATGCGCAAAAAGCTGATATCGACGGTATGAAACCGTTTTTTGGTAAGCAAACTGGCGATTTGTTTATTGCTACCACCGGTTATACCGGCGAAGATGGTTACGAAATCGCCTTGCCTAATGAGCAAGCTGCAGACTTCTGGCAAAAATTAATTGAAGCTGGCGTTAAACCTGCTGGTCTAGGTGCACGTGATACACTGCGTTTAGAAGCAGGTATGAACTTATATGGCCAAGATATGGATGACAATGTATCGCCATTAGCCGCTAATATGGGTTGGACTATAGCTTGGCAACCAGAAGACCGTGACTTTATTGGTCGCGCAGCGCTTGAGCAACAAAAAGCGGCAGGTACGGATAAGTTGGTTGGTTTAGTGATGGAACAAAAAGGGGTATTACGCCAAGGTCAACGCGTGGTAGTTGATGGTAAAGACGGTGTGATTACTTCTGGTTCTTTCTCGCCAACATTAGGCTTTAGTATTGCGTTAGCACGTGTACCAGCAACGACTAGCGAAACAGCAGAAGTTGATATTCGTGGTAAAATGGTGCCAGTAAAAGTAGTAAAACCTGGTTTTGTTCGCATGGGTAAGAAATTAGTTTAA
- the gcvH gene encoding glycine cleavage system protein GcvH produces MSSIPTELKYAASHEWVRDEGNGVYAVGISEHAQDLLGDMVFVELPEVGATYSQGDDCAVCESVKAASDIYAPIAGEIVEVNEALADEPELVNSSPYQEGWLFKIKASDEAELANLLDAAGYQSSIDE; encoded by the coding sequence ATGAGCTCAATCCCTACAGAATTAAAGTATGCAGCCAGCCATGAATGGGTGCGTGATGAAGGCAACGGTGTTTATGCAGTCGGCATTTCAGAACATGCCCAAGACCTATTAGGTGACATGGTATTTGTTGAGTTACCAGAAGTTGGTGCTACTTATAGCCAAGGTGATGACTGTGCTGTTTGTGAATCAGTAAAAGCAGCATCAGATATCTATGCCCCTATCGCGGGTGAAATTGTTGAAGTAAACGAAGCTTTAGCTGACGAGCCAGAGCTTGTAAATAGCAGCCCATACCAAGAAGGCTGGTTATTTAAAATTAAAGCCTCTGACGAAGCTGAATTAGCTAACTTGTTAGATGCTGCTGGTTACCAAAGCTCGATTGACGAGTAA
- the tnpC gene encoding IS66 family transposase has translation MKIDAHSLPDDPEQLKRMLLELHLVVAKKDEELAKKDAQIHELLAAYNAKLAKEYAKKSEKMPGAGEVFNEAEETLDEHDKALLAASPAVKKDKAKPKGTPLPKQLPRVNVVVDLDDSDKVCDCCQSPLHKMGESSSEALEFVPAHIKVIKTIRPKYTCRHCEREGIESVIKTAPMPAAPIAKSIATPSLLSQIITCKYQFGLPLYRQETLFANIEIELSRQTMSSWMIRCAQLLSPLYQRLKEVLLSQAVIHGDETPLKVINADKATSYMWVYCCSDDKAGKGRNIVLFDYNNSRAGQCAVDFLAGYQGYLQVDGYKAYEQTQATLVACLAHIRRKFIEAKGDNKKTGKADVVLNLIGKLYGIEQAIKDKTVEEKFNVRQQKAKPIVDELYQWLIKHQDNMPPKIPLGKAISYGINQFEKFRRYVEDGRLSIDNNRAERAIKPFVIGRKNWLFSNTSKGAHASAILYSLVETAKANDIMVHDYISMCLQHLTKKPDNLDMLLPWNIKQG, from the coding sequence ATGAAAATTGATGCCCACTCATTACCTGACGACCCAGAGCAACTCAAGCGTATGCTGCTTGAGCTGCACCTTGTTGTGGCAAAAAAAGACGAAGAATTGGCTAAGAAAGACGCACAAATTCATGAGCTACTTGCAGCCTACAACGCCAAGCTGGCCAAAGAATACGCCAAGAAATCAGAAAAAATGCCAGGTGCGGGTGAGGTCTTCAATGAAGCGGAAGAAACGCTAGATGAACATGATAAAGCGCTATTAGCGGCATCTCCCGCAGTAAAAAAAGACAAAGCCAAACCTAAAGGCACGCCACTGCCAAAGCAGTTGCCCAGAGTTAATGTGGTTGTTGACCTAGATGACAGTGACAAAGTGTGTGATTGCTGTCAAAGCCCCTTGCACAAAATGGGTGAAAGCAGCAGTGAAGCCTTAGAGTTTGTGCCCGCGCATATCAAAGTGATAAAAACTATTCGCCCAAAATATACCTGCCGGCACTGTGAGCGTGAAGGTATTGAAAGTGTGATAAAAACCGCCCCGATGCCCGCAGCACCCATTGCAAAAAGTATTGCCACGCCCAGTTTGCTAAGCCAAATAATCACCTGTAAATACCAGTTTGGCTTACCGCTTTATCGCCAAGAAACACTGTTTGCTAACATCGAAATTGAGTTGAGCAGGCAAACCATGTCCAGCTGGATGATACGTTGTGCACAACTGTTGTCACCATTGTATCAACGCTTAAAAGAGGTGCTGTTATCTCAAGCGGTTATTCATGGTGATGAAACCCCGTTAAAGGTAATTAACGCAGATAAAGCAACAAGTTATATGTGGGTGTATTGTTGTAGTGATGATAAGGCAGGTAAAGGCCGCAATATTGTATTATTTGACTACAACAATAGCCGAGCAGGCCAATGTGCTGTTGATTTTCTTGCAGGTTACCAAGGGTATCTGCAGGTTGATGGTTATAAAGCTTACGAGCAAACGCAGGCAACACTGGTTGCGTGTCTTGCGCATATACGCCGTAAATTCATCGAAGCCAAAGGAGATAATAAGAAAACGGGTAAAGCGGACGTAGTACTAAACCTCATCGGCAAGCTGTACGGCATTGAGCAAGCCATTAAAGATAAAACGGTTGAAGAAAAATTCAACGTTAGGCAGCAAAAAGCCAAGCCGATAGTGGATGAATTGTATCAGTGGCTGATAAAGCATCAAGACAACATGCCACCGAAAATACCGCTGGGTAAAGCCATTAGCTATGGGATAAATCAGTTTGAAAAGTTCCGGCGTTACGTAGAAGATGGCAGGCTCAGTATTGATAACAACCGCGCCGAGCGAGCAATAAAACCGTTTGTAATAGGTCGAAAAAACTGGCTGTTCTCAAACACCAGCAAGGGCGCCCATGCCAGTGCCATACTGTATAGTCTTGTTGAAACTGCAAAAGCCAACGATATTATGGTGCATGACTATATCTCAATGTGCTTGCAACACCTTACTAAGAAGCCTGATAACCTTGACATGCTTCTACCCTGGAATATTAAACAGGGCTAG
- a CDS encoding CusA/CzcA family heavy metal efflux RND transporter: MFNRIIDWSINNRLLVLIALITLIASAVVTIPKLNLDAFPDVTNVQVAVNTEAPGLAAEEVEQLITYPIEAVMYALPDVEQVRSISKTGLSGVTVVFKEGTDIYFARQLVFERLQAAKELIPAGVGTPEMGPNTSGLGQVFQYLLISDDATKYDSMALRSINDWIIKLLIMPVDGVTDVLSFGGNVRQYQVNVDPSKLLSYELTQEDVVSALESNNANVGGWYMNRGQEQLVIRGTGWFESGEKGVANIRQVPVKTLNGVVVTVSDVAKVKLGAEIRQGAVTMTRKANNGTVENLGEVVSGIVLKRMGSNTKATIDGINARTELINQALPEGVRFEPFYDQADLIEKAVATVVEALTLAFIFITIVLALFLMNLRATFLVLISIPISIGIALMIMAWLGISANLMSLGGIAVAIGMLVDGSVVMVENMFKHLNKQLESGSDEANNDTKQKLKLAGKEVARPIFFAASIILVVFTPLFSFEGVEAKLFQPMATSIMLAVVSAILVALFIVPALATFMFKRGVKERESLILRPIDILYRKSLKIALKQTKFVIFVSLALVISAAVVLPQIGTEFVPELEEGTINLRVTLAPSSSLETALSVAPILEEKLMAFPEVTYALSRIGRAEIGGDPEPVNNIEIYIGLKPISEWTSASNRYDLQDKMERSLEEFPGLLLNFSQPIATRVDELLSGVKAQLAIKLFGSDLKVLASKGREIETAIKSIDGAKDVALEQIAGEAQLVIAPNRLELSRYGLSVGDVMEVVQDGIGGVEAGQIINGNERYDIYVRLEEEFRSNSEAIADIRLQSPTGAWVRIGDVASVSFESGPPQVRRDDVQRRVVIQANVQGRDMGSVVEDIQAAIASEVKLPAGYSVSIGGQFESQQRAQQRLSIVVPVSLALIALLLYFAFGSVGQAMLILLNVPLAVIGGVFSLYLSGQYISVPSSVGFITLFGLAVLNGVVMVESINQRIKDGLVLDEAIFNGATSRLRPVLMTAITSALGLIPMLMSSGVGSEIQRPLASVIVGGLITATLLTLFVVPSLYKFFSKGKIKELAL, translated from the coding sequence ATGTTTAATCGAATTATTGATTGGTCTATTAATAACAGATTGCTCGTGTTAATCGCGTTAATTACGTTGATAGCAAGTGCAGTTGTAACCATACCTAAGTTGAATTTGGATGCTTTTCCAGACGTAACAAACGTACAAGTCGCTGTTAATACCGAAGCGCCGGGTTTAGCTGCTGAAGAAGTAGAGCAACTTATCACATACCCAATAGAAGCTGTGATGTACGCATTGCCGGATGTTGAACAAGTGCGCTCTATCTCAAAAACAGGCTTGTCTGGAGTAACGGTAGTATTTAAAGAGGGGACAGATATATATTTTGCTAGGCAATTGGTTTTTGAACGTTTACAGGCAGCGAAAGAGCTTATACCTGCTGGTGTTGGAACCCCTGAGATGGGACCTAATACTTCTGGTTTAGGACAAGTATTTCAATATTTGCTGATTTCAGATGATGCCACTAAATATGACTCTATGGCACTTAGAAGTATTAACGACTGGATCATTAAACTATTGATCATGCCAGTAGATGGTGTAACTGATGTGTTGTCATTCGGTGGTAACGTCCGTCAATATCAAGTTAATGTCGATCCTTCCAAGTTATTGTCTTATGAGTTGACTCAAGAAGATGTTGTATCAGCGCTTGAAAGTAACAACGCTAATGTTGGTGGCTGGTATATGAACCGTGGACAAGAGCAGCTCGTTATTCGAGGCACAGGTTGGTTTGAAAGCGGTGAGAAAGGTGTTGCAAATATTCGGCAAGTTCCAGTGAAAACACTTAATGGTGTAGTAGTTACAGTGTCTGATGTGGCTAAAGTAAAACTCGGTGCTGAGATCAGGCAAGGCGCTGTCACTATGACACGCAAAGCTAACAATGGCACTGTTGAAAACTTAGGTGAAGTGGTCTCTGGCATAGTATTAAAGCGCATGGGTTCAAATACCAAAGCAACGATAGATGGCATTAATGCCAGAACTGAGCTTATCAATCAGGCATTACCTGAAGGCGTAAGATTTGAGCCTTTTTATGACCAAGCTGACTTAATTGAAAAAGCGGTGGCAACCGTCGTTGAAGCCCTTACTTTGGCTTTTATCTTTATCACTATAGTACTTGCTTTATTTTTGATGAATTTAAGGGCCACATTTTTAGTGCTGATTTCTATTCCAATCTCTATCGGTATAGCACTTATGATAATGGCTTGGCTGGGTATTTCAGCCAACTTGATGTCACTCGGCGGCATAGCTGTCGCTATAGGCATGTTAGTCGATGGTTCAGTTGTTATGGTTGAGAACATGTTTAAACATCTCAATAAGCAATTAGAAAGTGGCAGCGATGAAGCGAACAATGATACTAAGCAAAAGTTGAAATTGGCAGGCAAAGAAGTAGCTCGTCCGATCTTTTTTGCAGCTTCCATTATTCTCGTTGTTTTTACACCTTTATTTAGTTTCGAAGGTGTTGAAGCAAAGCTGTTTCAACCAATGGCTACCAGCATTATGCTGGCGGTAGTGTCAGCTATTCTGGTTGCTTTATTTATTGTCCCTGCGCTTGCCACTTTCATGTTTAAAAGAGGGGTGAAAGAAAGGGAAAGTTTGATTCTAAGACCTATCGATATTTTGTATCGCAAGTCATTGAAAATCGCTTTAAAGCAAACCAAGTTTGTTATTTTTGTGTCATTAGCCCTTGTCATTTCAGCAGCGGTTGTTCTTCCACAAATTGGTACAGAGTTTGTGCCGGAACTTGAAGAAGGTACGATTAACCTGAGAGTTACATTAGCCCCTTCTTCTAGTTTGGAAACTGCGCTTTCGGTTGCTCCAATATTGGAAGAAAAGCTAATGGCTTTCCCAGAAGTGACTTATGCGTTAAGCCGAATTGGTCGAGCTGAGATTGGTGGCGACCCAGAGCCTGTGAACAACATTGAAATTTACATTGGCCTTAAACCTATTTCAGAATGGACAAGCGCATCTAATCGTTATGACTTGCAAGATAAAATGGAACGCTCATTGGAAGAATTTCCGGGGCTGTTATTAAACTTCTCTCAGCCTATCGCCACTCGCGTTGATGAGTTGTTATCAGGTGTTAAGGCTCAACTTGCCATTAAATTATTTGGCTCTGACTTAAAGGTGCTAGCAAGCAAAGGGCGAGAAATAGAAACTGCGATTAAGTCAATTGATGGTGCTAAGGATGTTGCACTTGAGCAGATTGCAGGTGAAGCGCAGCTTGTTATCGCTCCAAATCGACTTGAGCTTTCTAGATATGGTTTATCCGTTGGTGATGTCATGGAAGTAGTTCAAGACGGCATAGGTGGAGTTGAGGCTGGTCAAATCATCAATGGCAACGAGCGTTATGATATTTACGTGCGTTTAGAAGAGGAATTCAGATCTAATAGCGAAGCAATAGCTGATATAAGACTGCAATCTCCAACAGGAGCTTGGGTGCGCATTGGTGATGTAGCTTCAGTGTCTTTTGAGTCTGGCCCTCCACAAGTTAGAAGAGACGATGTACAACGTCGAGTTGTTATTCAAGCTAACGTCCAAGGCCGTGATATGGGAAGTGTGGTTGAAGATATTCAGGCTGCGATAGCTTCTGAAGTAAAATTGCCAGCAGGTTACTCAGTATCAATTGGCGGTCAATTCGAAAGCCAGCAACGCGCACAACAGCGTCTTTCTATAGTCGTGCCCGTATCTTTAGCTTTGATAGCATTACTCCTTTATTTTGCGTTTGGTTCAGTAGGACAAGCTATGTTGATCTTACTTAATGTTCCACTAGCCGTTATAGGTGGTGTATTTTCACTATACCTTTCTGGTCAGTATATATCGGTTCCAAGCTCTGTTGGCTTTATTACTCTTTTTGGCCTAGCTGTACTTAATGGCGTCGTCATGGTGGAGAGCATTAACCAACGGATCAAAGATGGGCTTGTACTCGATGAAGCAATATTTAATGGCGCCACATCAAGGTTACGCCCTGTTCTCATGACTGCTATCACTTCAGCGTTAGGTTTAATACCTATGTTGATGTCAAGTGGAGTTGGTTCGGAAATTCAAAGGCCACTAGCAAGTGTCATTGTTGGAGGCTTAATTACAGCAACACTACTTACATTGTTTGTAGTGCCAAGCTTATATAAGTTTTTTTCTAAAGGAAAAATAAAAGAGCTCGCGCTATAA
- a CDS encoding efflux RND transporter periplasmic adaptor subunit: MNNIFRITGIALVIFFGVFSISTSLANESQNNVAHDEHSHEHEKSTKEPAHDHDHADDKGNSPEKRAVEEEAHEEGISLSTEKIKLAGIKIEELLPKKHLNTVYAPGEVKANGYKSYIVSPRTDSVVINRHASLGDHVKSGQKLVTLFSEMMAQTQADFLIASSNWKRAKKLGSNNISERALVEAENIYKGVYGKLVAFGLTKQAIDKISQQDNATFGQYALVAEREGVVLQDDFMQGQRIEAGETIMLLADETDLWVEANVPPNKSLNLALGSPALIDLNGVKYRANVIQEAHTINPITRTRTVRLSVTNTGHKLHSGMFVKVYFQFESSNEVIAVPEAALIRSSDGDWAVFIEEHPNEFKAVEVTRGQSFGEYREVIGIEAGTKVVTQGAFFVASEIAKGGFDPHNH, from the coding sequence ATGAATAATATTTTTCGCATCACGGGCATAGCCCTAGTGATCTTTTTTGGCGTGTTTTCAATAAGCACGTCACTGGCTAATGAAAGTCAAAATAATGTAGCACACGATGAACATTCACATGAGCATGAAAAGTCCACCAAAGAACCTGCTCATGACCACGATCATGCTGACGACAAAGGAAATAGCCCTGAAAAGCGTGCAGTAGAGGAAGAAGCGCATGAAGAAGGGATTTCCTTAAGTACTGAAAAAATTAAATTAGCAGGCATAAAAATTGAGGAACTGTTGCCAAAGAAACACCTTAATACGGTTTACGCTCCCGGAGAAGTGAAAGCAAACGGCTATAAGAGCTATATAGTTTCACCTCGCACAGATTCTGTGGTAATTAATCGCCATGCAAGCTTAGGGGACCACGTTAAATCTGGACAAAAATTAGTTACTTTGTTTAGCGAAATGATGGCGCAAACTCAAGCTGACTTTTTAATTGCGTCGTCTAACTGGAAGCGAGCTAAAAAGCTAGGTAGTAATAATATAAGCGAACGTGCACTTGTTGAAGCTGAAAACATCTATAAAGGTGTTTATGGCAAGTTAGTGGCTTTTGGTTTAACAAAGCAAGCGATTGATAAAATATCCCAACAAGATAACGCTACGTTTGGACAGTACGCTCTTGTTGCTGAGCGAGAAGGCGTTGTTTTGCAAGATGACTTCATGCAAGGGCAGCGTATTGAGGCGGGAGAAACGATTATGTTACTTGCCGATGAGACTGACCTTTGGGTAGAAGCTAACGTGCCACCTAATAAATCGTTAAATTTAGCCTTAGGCAGTCCTGCCTTAATTGATTTGAATGGTGTTAAATACCGAGCCAACGTCATACAAGAGGCTCACACTATTAACCCAATTACTCGAACACGAACAGTTAGACTGTCGGTTACTAATACTGGACATAAACTCCATTCAGGTATGTTTGTGAAGGTTTATTTTCAGTTCGAGTCGAGCAACGAAGTAATAGCAGTACCAGAAGCTGCTTTGATACGAAGCAGTGATGGTGATTGGGCAGTGTTTATTGAAGAACATCCAAACGAGTTTAAGGCTGTTGAAGTGACGAGAGGCCAATCCTTTGGCGAGTATCGAGAAGTTATAGGTATTGAAGCCGGAACTAAAGTGGTGACACAAGGTGCTTTTTTTGTCGCCTCTGAAATCGCGAAAGGCGGATTTGATCCGCACAATCATTAA